The Terriglobia bacterium genome includes a region encoding these proteins:
- the mutS gene encoding DNA mismatch repair protein MutS, whose translation MTEPSTPLMRQYAAIKKQHPNALLFFRLGDFYELFFEDAVVAARELQITLTSRNKEKDHAIPMCGVPYHAAENYLSKLLRKGFKVAICEQMELPSAATKLVRREVTRVLTPGTAIDSSVGSEENNFLAALARASGAVGLAALDLSTGEFRATEFRGPDAERRIVEELQQLRPREVLYPSGLPLFDQPPLNSEKTNSAETQAEPKDQSAQAQTNQSGTGAALQQTGGAMRFTETPLEDWVFSPDYAVPLLENKLGVLSLEGFGLQGRPAAATAAGAILHYVRSTQRGTLEHVDRIGFYDRQEYLVLDAVTVRNLELVEPLFANTSSEVTLFRALDATLTPMGKRLLRSWMLRPSIDINEINRRLDAVEAGVKEFVAREELRRALEGVLDIERLLSRVTLETANPRDVLALCASLNRIPRIKVALNRLAATRLTELNNLLDEMSDLRERIEKTVVAEPPLTLADGGVIQPEVDKELDDLRNLSRNSKQYIAQIEERERKRTGINSLKVKFNSVFGYYIEISKANLHHTPQDYERKQTLVNAERFTTPELKEYEAKVLDAQEKIVEIERRLFIELRTAIAAEARRIRQTSLALAEVDVLGSMAFIAQNRGYCRPQFSATPAEKRVENPSTEADELEIIGGRHPVLEQLELTGSNDRFVPNDLYLNSSSHSILLITGPNMGGKSTYLRQTALAVLMAQMGGFVPARSARLPVIDRIFTRIGAGDNLARGRSTFMVEMTETAAILNTATPRSLILLDEIGRGTSTYDGLAIAWAVVEYIHATSRAKTLFATHYHELTELERLEGVKNFHVSVKENAGGIVFLRKVEPGAADRSYGIEVGKLAGLPPEVVVRAREVLHEHENAEHETTAHLSPGAREPEPQIQLTMFTPLSQKIVDRLREADLNNLTPLEALNLLHELKKQI comes from the coding sequence ATGACCGAGCCCTCCACTCCGTTGATGCGGCAATATGCCGCTATCAAAAAGCAGCATCCCAACGCGCTGCTCTTTTTCCGTCTGGGAGATTTTTACGAACTGTTTTTTGAAGACGCGGTAGTGGCCGCGCGAGAGCTGCAAATCACGCTGACCTCGCGCAATAAAGAAAAAGACCACGCCATTCCCATGTGCGGTGTGCCTTATCATGCGGCGGAAAATTATCTTTCCAAGCTGCTGCGCAAGGGCTTTAAGGTTGCCATCTGTGAGCAGATGGAACTTCCCAGCGCGGCTACAAAACTGGTCCGTCGCGAGGTCACAAGGGTGCTTACGCCCGGGACGGCGATCGATTCCAGCGTAGGCTCGGAGGAAAACAACTTTCTTGCAGCATTGGCGCGGGCATCCGGCGCGGTGGGGCTGGCGGCACTGGATCTTTCCACCGGCGAATTTCGTGCCACCGAATTTCGCGGCCCTGACGCAGAGCGCCGGATTGTGGAAGAGCTGCAGCAATTGCGTCCGCGGGAAGTTCTATATCCTTCCGGCCTGCCATTGTTTGACCAGCCGCCCTTGAACAGCGAGAAAACGAACAGCGCGGAAACTCAGGCCGAGCCTAAAGATCAATCAGCTCAGGCGCAGACGAACCAGTCCGGCACAGGCGCGGCTTTGCAACAGACCGGCGGCGCCATGCGCTTTACTGAAACGCCGCTGGAAGACTGGGTCTTCAGCCCCGATTATGCCGTGCCTCTGCTGGAAAACAAGCTGGGCGTGCTGTCGCTTGAGGGCTTTGGCTTGCAGGGTCGTCCGGCGGCGGCCACGGCGGCGGGAGCAATTCTGCATTATGTCCGCTCCACGCAGCGCGGAACGCTGGAGCACGTGGACCGCATCGGTTTTTATGATCGCCAGGAATATCTGGTGCTCGACGCCGTTACCGTCCGCAATCTCGAGCTAGTCGAGCCACTGTTTGCCAACACCAGCAGCGAGGTAACTCTGTTCCGCGCGCTCGACGCCACACTCACGCCCATGGGCAAGCGCCTGCTGCGGTCATGGATGCTGCGGCCTTCGATTGACATTAACGAAATCAATCGCCGCCTCGACGCCGTAGAGGCGGGCGTAAAGGAATTCGTGGCTCGTGAAGAGCTGCGGCGTGCGCTGGAAGGCGTCCTGGATATCGAGCGGTTGCTGAGCCGTGTGACGCTTGAGACGGCCAACCCGCGCGACGTTCTGGCGCTCTGTGCCAGCCTCAATCGTATTCCAAGAATCAAGGTAGCGTTGAACAGATTGGCCGCGACTCGCTTGACAGAATTAAATAATCTGCTGGACGAAATGTCTGACCTGCGCGAACGAATTGAAAAAACTGTGGTCGCCGAGCCGCCGCTTACGCTGGCGGATGGCGGCGTGATCCAGCCTGAGGTCGATAAAGAGTTAGACGACTTGCGCAACCTCAGCCGCAACTCCAAACAGTACATCGCGCAAATTGAAGAGCGTGAGCGCAAACGGACCGGCATCAACTCGCTCAAGGTCAAGTTTAATTCTGTTTTCGGTTATTACATAGAAATCAGCAAGGCCAACCTGCATCACACACCGCAGGATTATGAGCGCAAACAGACGCTGGTGAACGCCGAGCGCTTCACCACGCCGGAATTGAAAGAGTACGAAGCCAAGGTACTCGATGCGCAGGAGAAGATTGTCGAGATCGAGCGCAGATTATTCATCGAACTACGCACGGCAATTGCCGCCGAGGCGCGGCGTATACGGCAGACGTCACTGGCGCTGGCTGAGGTAGATGTGCTGGGATCAATGGCGTTCATCGCACAAAACCGGGGCTATTGCCGCCCGCAGTTTTCAGCCACGCCCGCAGAAAAGCGCGTAGAGAATCCCTCTACGGAAGCCGACGAACTGGAAATCATTGGCGGCCGCCATCCTGTGCTGGAACAGCTTGAGCTAACCGGCAGCAATGACCGTTTTGTACCGAATGATCTTTATCTCAACTCCAGCAGCCACAGCATTCTGCTGATCACCGGCCCCAACATGGGCGGTAAATCAACGTATCTGAGGCAAACAGCGCTCGCCGTGTTGATGGCGCAGATGGGCGGATTTGTTCCGGCGCGCTCGGCTCGGCTGCCTGTGATTGACCGAATCTTTACTCGCATTGGCGCAGGCGACAACCTGGCGCGTGGCCGCTCCACCTTCATGGTGGAAATGACCGAGACGGCTGCCATCCTGAACACCGCCACGCCGCGTTCACTGATTCTGCTCGATGAGATTGGCCGCGGGACATCCACTTATGACGGTCTCGCCATCGCCTGGGCCGTGGTTGAGTACATACATGCGACCAGCCGCGCCAAGACGCTCTTTGCCACGCACTATCACGAACTGACGGAGCTTGAACGCCTTGAAGGCGTAAAGAACTTCCATGTTTCAGTGAAGGAAAATGCGGGCGGGATTGTCTTCCTGCGCAAAGTGGAACCCGGGGCGGCAGATCGCAGCTATGGCATCGAAGTTGGCAAGCTGGCGGGCCTGCCGCCTGAAGTTGTTGTGCGCGCCCGCGAAGTGCTGCATGAACATGAAAACGCCGAGCATGAGACCACGGCGCATCTCTCTCCCGGCGCGCGGGAGCCTGAACCGCAAATACAGTTGACGATGTTCACGCCGCTCTCGCAGAAAATTGTGGACCGGCTGCGCGAGGCCGACCTGAATAATCTCACGCCGCTTGAGGCACTCAACCTGCTGCATGAACTGAAGAAGCAGATCTAG
- the nagZ gene encoding beta-N-acetylhexosaminidase, producing MAKTTSQDLRQQVGQLLILGYDGLAVDSKLRTTLSTLQPSGVILFARNIEEPKQTWCLLRDSQATTPVPMFLCVDLEGGTVDRLKKVIAPAPSVEQVFATGNRKLFRMHGKILGLEARALGFNTDFAPVFDLGFEASRSVLTSRTASADPKETIAYARAFLRGLKDSKVLGCGKHFPGLGEGNLDSHHAMPVVQKSWKAMWAEDLLPYRELRSQIPLVMVAHASYPEVTNNKVPASLSKKWMQDVLRKKIGYKGLIISDDLEMGGVLSTGEIEDVAVETLRAGADMFLVCHNQELVWRGFEAVLRTAERDRKFAAHVAQAAQRVMAFKKRSAELRGFSAEPKAKVVDHLKKIVTDFTRIVGGEVIDDRLHTAREINV from the coding sequence ATGGCAAAAACCACCTCACAGGACCTTCGCCAGCAGGTTGGCCAGTTATTGATCCTGGGCTATGACGGGCTGGCCGTCGATAGCAAGCTGCGTACCACGTTGAGCACGCTCCAGCCCAGCGGCGTGATCCTGTTCGCGCGCAATATCGAAGAACCTAAACAGACGTGGTGTTTGCTGCGCGATTCGCAAGCCACCACGCCGGTCCCAATGTTTCTTTGTGTCGATCTGGAAGGCGGGACTGTTGATCGCCTGAAAAAAGTGATTGCGCCTGCGCCGTCCGTTGAGCAGGTATTTGCCACCGGCAATCGCAAACTCTTCCGCATGCACGGAAAGATACTTGGTCTGGAAGCACGGGCACTGGGCTTCAACACGGACTTTGCTCCGGTCTTCGATCTCGGCTTTGAAGCTTCGCGCTCAGTGTTGACCAGCCGAACTGCATCGGCCGATCCCAAAGAAACAATTGCGTATGCGCGCGCATTTTTGCGCGGCCTAAAGGATTCCAAGGTGCTCGGTTGCGGCAAGCACTTCCCTGGCCTGGGTGAGGGCAATCTGGACAGCCACCATGCGATGCCAGTCGTTCAGAAGAGCTGGAAAGCCATGTGGGCGGAAGACCTGCTGCCTTACCGCGAGCTTCGTTCACAGATTCCACTTGTGATGGTGGCGCACGCGTCTTATCCGGAGGTCACCAATAACAAGGTGCCTGCGTCGCTCTCAAAGAAGTGGATGCAGGACGTGCTGCGCAAGAAAATTGGCTATAAAGGCCTCATCATCTCTGACGATCTGGAGATGGGCGGAGTGCTTTCCACCGGCGAAATTGAAGACGTGGCCGTGGAAACACTGCGCGCCGGGGCTGACATGTTTCTGGTGTGTCACAACCAGGAGTTGGTGTGGCGCGGCTTTGAAGCTGTGTTACGCACCGCTGAGCGCGACCGTAAATTTGCCGCACACGTGGCGCAGGCCGCGCAGCGGGTGATGGCTTTCAAAAAGCGTTCCGCTGAGTTGCGCGGCTTTTCCGCCGAACCCAAAGCCAAAGTTGTGGACCACCTAAAGAAGATCGTCACCGATTTCACGCGAATCGTCGGCGGTGAAGTAATTGACGACCGGCTGCACACCGCGCGGGAGATCAACGTTTGA
- a CDS encoding anhydro-N-acetylmuramic acid kinase, translating to MSGTSADGVDVAVISIQGRGSYLSFDLLLHNHSEYPPAIRKAVLAAMNARQISVAELSRLNFRLGDFYAEAVRKAHKKSGQATLDLVGCHGQTIYHQGTAAPYLGKNIACTWQTGEGSVIAARLGVPVVSDFRPADMAAGGRGAPLVPLLDYAIFRSPHKGRIVQNIGGIANLTAIPAGGSPDDLVAFDTGPGNMLIDQLMQMLFKKDYDHRGAVARKGSVLQPVLEQSLNAPYFKQKPPKTAGREEFGSEYAKDFLRRCGRAAKADVIATATALTAMSMAHALRIFILKKSNYRDWVVSGGGTKNIALMDMLRKEAESMGLWLRHSDDFGIPSQAKEAVAFALLAYQTFNGLPGNVPSATGAKKPAVLGKVSYV from the coding sequence ATGAGCGGGACTTCCGCCGATGGTGTCGATGTGGCCGTTATAAGCATTCAGGGCCGCGGCTCCTATCTCAGCTTTGACCTGCTACTGCACAACCATTCGGAATATCCACCGGCAATCCGCAAGGCCGTACTTGCCGCGATGAATGCCCGCCAGATTAGCGTGGCTGAACTCTCACGTCTTAATTTTCGGCTGGGCGACTTCTATGCTGAAGCCGTACGCAAAGCGCACAAGAAATCGGGCCAGGCCACGCTTGACCTTGTGGGCTGCCACGGACAGACCATCTATCATCAGGGAACGGCAGCTCCCTATCTGGGGAAAAATATCGCGTGCACTTGGCAGACCGGTGAAGGATCTGTAATAGCCGCGAGGCTGGGAGTGCCGGTCGTCTCTGATTTTCGACCGGCAGACATGGCTGCGGGCGGCAGGGGTGCGCCGCTGGTACCGTTGCTCGACTATGCGATCTTTCGTTCCCCGCATAAAGGACGCATCGTGCAGAACATAGGCGGGATCGCCAATCTCACCGCGATTCCAGCGGGCGGCTCGCCGGACGACCTTGTAGCGTTTGATACCGGCCCGGGCAACATGCTGATTGACCAGCTCATGCAAATGCTGTTCAAGAAAGATTACGATCATAGGGGAGCAGTTGCGCGCAAAGGATCGGTGCTTCAACCGGTGCTGGAACAATCGTTGAACGCACCTTACTTCAAGCAGAAGCCGCCAAAGACGGCGGGCCGTGAAGAGTTCGGCAGCGAATACGCCAAGGACTTTTTGCGCCGTTGCGGCCGGGCCGCCAAGGCTGATGTGATTGCCACGGCAACAGCGCTCACTGCGATGTCCATGGCGCATGCGCTGAGGATCTTCATTCTTAAAAAAAGTAATTATCGCGACTGGGTGGTCTCCGGCGGCGGCACAAAGAATATCGCCCTGATGGACATGCTCAGAAAAGAAGCTGAGAGCATGGGACTGTGGCTCCGTCATTCTGACGATTTCGGTATTCCCAGCCAGGCCAAGGAAGCAGTGGCTTTCGCGCTGTTGGCATACCAGACATTTAACGGCCTGCCGGGCAACGTGCCTTCGGCCACAGGAGCAAAGAAACCAGCGGTACTGGGAAAAGTTTCGTATGTTTAA
- a CDS encoding ABC transporter substrate-binding protein has product MIIESSPTNLDPRVGTDAQSERIDELIFDPLVHRDEHFNMRPWVAEKWQIPDPKTYVFHLRRGIHFHDGRSLTSRDVKWTLDSVRDGSLTTLKATTYNLIDRVDAPDDSTLIIHLSEPDGTLLYNVSDGVFGIVPYGSGKPFNRHPIGSGPFTFVSQDPDTEVVLQRNDNYWGQRAQVERVRLTIVPDATTRALELRKGSADISPGGSLSADMIGTLRRYRNLEIEQQSGTILAYLAFNLRDPILKDIRVRQALAYAIDRGAVLHYLFGDEGRLADSVLPPQHWAYNGDVAHYAYDPAKANAILDAAGYARGADGVRFHLTMKTSTEETTRLLAAVMQQQLRQVGIALDIRSFEFATFYADVMKGAFQLYSLRWVGGNEDPDIFYYAFHSSSFPPKHANRGYYVNPEMDSLIDAGRSTTDQEKRKQIYAQVQKILARDLPYINLWYFDNVVVHSARVRDLHVNPAGNYDFLTTIELAK; this is encoded by the coding sequence ATGATCATTGAAAGCAGCCCTACGAATCTTGATCCGCGCGTGGGCACGGATGCGCAGTCAGAGCGCATTGACGAGTTGATCTTCGATCCGCTCGTGCATCGCGATGAACACTTCAACATGCGGCCATGGGTAGCAGAAAAGTGGCAGATTCCTGATCCCAAAACGTATGTCTTCCATCTACGCCGGGGGATTCACTTTCATGACGGACGTTCACTAACGTCGCGCGACGTGAAATGGACGCTGGACAGCGTCCGAGATGGATCGCTGACAACGCTGAAAGCCACAACTTACAATCTAATCGACCGCGTTGACGCGCCCGATGACTCCACGCTCATCATCCATCTTTCCGAGCCTGACGGCACGCTGCTATACAACGTGTCTGACGGAGTTTTCGGCATTGTGCCGTATGGCAGCGGCAAGCCCTTCAATCGCCATCCCATTGGCTCAGGGCCATTCACGTTTGTCTCTCAGGATCCTGACACTGAGGTAGTTCTGCAGCGGAATGACAATTACTGGGGCCAGCGTGCCCAAGTGGAACGTGTCCGACTAACCATTGTGCCGGACGCCACCACGCGCGCGCTGGAACTGCGTAAAGGCAGTGCGGACATTTCTCCAGGCGGCTCACTCAGCGCGGACATGATTGGCACGCTCCGCCGCTACCGCAATCTTGAGATCGAGCAGCAATCGGGCACGATACTTGCTTATCTGGCCTTCAATCTGCGCGACCCGATCTTGAAAGATATTCGCGTGCGGCAGGCGCTGGCATATGCGATTGATCGCGGCGCCGTATTGCATTATTTGTTCGGCGACGAGGGCCGGCTGGCCGACAGCGTGCTTCCACCGCAGCACTGGGCTTACAACGGAGACGTAGCGCACTATGCCTATGATCCTGCAAAGGCAAATGCGATTCTGGACGCGGCAGGCTACGCGCGGGGCGCAGATGGCGTGCGTTTTCACCTGACCATGAAGACTTCGACGGAAGAAACCACGCGCCTGCTGGCGGCGGTAATGCAACAGCAGCTCAGGCAGGTGGGGATTGCACTGGATATCCGCAGCTTTGAGTTTGCCACGTTCTACGCCGACGTGATGAAAGGCGCGTTCCAGCTTTACTCCTTGCGCTGGGTCGGCGGCAATGAAGACCCGGACATTTTCTATTACGCGTTTCACTCTTCCAGCTTCCCGCCTAAACATGCCAACCGTGGTTATTATGTGAACCCGGAAATGGACAGCCTGATCGATGCAGGACGCAGCACCACGGACCAGGAAAAACGCAAGCAGATCTATGCCCAGGTTCAAAAGATATTGGCTCGCGATCTGCCCTACATCAACCTCTGGTACTTTGATAATGTTGTGGTGCATTCCGCGCGCGTGCGGGATCTGCATGTGAATCCGGCGGGAAACTACGACTTTTTGACGACGATTGAGTTGGCGAAGTAA